A window of Solea solea chromosome 18, fSolSol10.1, whole genome shotgun sequence contains these coding sequences:
- the atxn3 gene encoding ataxin-3, giving the protein MDSIFHEKQEGSLCAQHCLNNLLQGEYFTPVDLSSIAHQLDEEERMRMAEGGMASEEYRTFLQQPSGNMDDSGFFSIQVISNALRVWGLELILFNSREYQSLMINPIDEKAFICNYKEHWFTIRKLGQQWFNLNSLLTGPELISDTYLALFLAQLQQEGYSIFVIRGNLPECEAEQILRIMRVQQQQRPRLIGEDEAQTSAGRSAAVNQAEMNFSVEDEVVDEDEELKRALALSRQDIDVEDEEADLRRAIQLSMQGAVMSNKSSETEVGHKKAGSQAAGSFSGGQSETLTAEELRKRRQAYFDRQQQQAQPNTPQQPDTKSTDGSGSVDTESEKDQQPQQSQ; this is encoded by the exons ATGGATTCCATATTTCACGAGAAA CAAGAGGGCTCTCTCTGCGCCCAGCACTGCCTCAACAACCTTCTGCAGGGTGAGTACTTCACTCCTGTGGATCTGTCCTCTATTGCTCATCAGCTTGAtgaagaggagaggatgaggatggCAGAGGGAGGTATGGCCAGTGAGGAGTACAGGACCTTTTTACAG CAACCATCTGGGAACATGGACGACAGTGGGTTCTTTTCAATACAA GTTATAAGCAACGCTTTAAGAGTGTGGGGCCTGGAACTCATTCTCTTCAATAGCCGGGAGTACCAGAGCTTGATGATAAATCCAAT AGATGAAAAAGCCTTCATTTGCAACTACAAGGAGCATTGGTTCACTATACGCAAACTTGGACAACAG TGGTTTAACCTGAATTCATTGTTGACTGGACCAGAGCTGATATCAGACACCTATTTAGCCCTTTTCCTTGCACAGTTACAGCAAGAAG GTTATTCCATATTTGTGATCAGAGGAAACCTTCCTGAGTGTGAAGCAGAGCAGATCCTTCGGATCATgagagtgcagcagcagcagcggcccAGGCTCATTGGAGAGGATGAGGCCCAGACAAGTGCTGG CAGGTCAGCAGCTGTAAACCAGGCAGAGATGAACTTCAGTGTGGAGGATGAGGTTGTGGATGAAGACGAAGAACTGAAGAGAGCTCTGGCACTCAGCAGACAAGACATAGATGTGGAGGACGAGGAGGCCGATCTGCGCAGGGCCATACAGCTCAGCATGCAAG GAGCAGTAATGAGCAACAAGTCTTCCGAGACTGAAGTGGGACATAAGAAAGCAGGCAGCCAGGCAGCAGGAAGTTTTTCAGGAGGACAAAGTGAGACTCTTACAGCTGAGGAACTGCGGAAGAGAAGACAAGCCTACTTTGATCG GCAGCAACAACAAGCTCAGCCAAACACCCCTCAACAACCAGACACAAAATCAACAGATGGCTCAG GGTCTGTAGACACTGAATCTGAAAAGGACCAACAACCACAGCAGAGCCAGTGA
- the serpina10b gene encoding protein Z-dependent protease inhibitor → MALHKMMGFTLILTQMCFLIPIIQAQLPSATISDLSFKNMDFAMNLYRKISSYHDKNIFFSPLSISTSFAALLMASDGVTREELLKGLNLEQLEIANQPELVPKLFQLLHENITRNGSLTLDQAMALFVHQQFEVEKEFESQIKMFFDADIQPVDFSDTKASVRFINNYVRQKTEDKVIELISSLDDMTQLMLINTIFFQGGWQMPFNPNFTASAPFYINNYNIAQVPMMLREDKFYTMEDIPLGAKVLKLPYKEGVSMLILLPNKGMDYTVVDDEITASRFLRWISKLQKTKIEVVMPKFKMEQSYSLHKLLPDMGMASVFSNSANLTKLSKDGGIKVSEVLHKAVIEVDETGTTAAATTTIGITSYSLPRTFTINRPFFFFIYHEDTNCLLFMGRVIDPTKN, encoded by the exons ATGGCGTTACATAAAATGATGGGCTTTACTTTAATTCTAACCCAAATGTGCTTTCTCATCCCTATTATCCAAGCACAGCTTCCAAGTGCCACTATCTCCGATCTTTCCTTCAAAAATATGGACTTTGCCATGAACCTTTACAGAAAAATATCCAGTTACCATGACAAGAACATCTTTTTCTCACCCCTGAGCATTTCTACCAGTTTCGCTGCTCTCTTAATGGCTTCTGATGGCGTCACCCGCGAGGAATTACTCAAGGGTCTCAACCTGGAGCAGCTGGAGATTGCTAACCAGCCCGAACTTGTCCCCAAACTTTTCCAACTCCTTCATGAGAACATCACACGGAACGGATCGCTGACACTGGATCAAGCCATGGCCCTCTTTGTGCACCAGCAATTTGAGGTGGAAAAGGAATTCGAAAGCCAGATCAAGATGTTCTTCGATGCGGACATCCAACCTGTAGACTTTTCAGACACAAAAGCAAGTGTCCGCTTCATCAACAATTACGTCAGACAAAAGACTGAAGACAAAGTGATAGAGCTGATTTCTAGCCTGGACGATATGACTCAGCTCATGTTAATCAACACAATTTTCTTCCAGG GAGGTTGGCAGATGCCTTTCAACCCCAACTTCACTGCGAGCGCCCCCTTCTACATTAACAACTACAACATTGCGCAAGTGCCGATGATGTTAAGAGAAGATAAGTTCTACACGATGGAAGATATTCCTCTCGGAGCCAAAGTGCTGAAGCTTCCATATAAGGAAGGTGTGTCCATGCTCATCCTGCTGCCCAACAAAGGCATGGACTACACTGTCGTTGATGATGAGATCACTGCCAGCAGGTTCCTCAGATGGATCAGTAAGCTGCAGAAAAc CAAAATAGAAGTCGTCATGCCCAAATTTAAGATGGAGCAGTCGTATTCCCTGCACAAACTTCTACCAGATATGGGAATGGCCAGTGTCTTCAGTAATTCAGCCAATTTGACAAAGCTGAGTAAGGACGGAGGCATCAAAGTGTCAGAG GTGCTGCACAAGGCCGTGATTGAGGTGGATGAGACTGGCACCACTGCAGCTGCTACCACAACCATCGGCATCACTTCGTATTCCCTACCCAGGACCTTCACCATCAACAGgccgtttttcttcttcatttatcACGAGGACACAAACTGTCTGCTGTTCATGGGCAGGGTGATCGACCCGACCAAAAATTAG
- the ddx24 gene encoding ATP-dependent RNA helicase DDX24, translating to MKTKNVKPQNRRPSSGPQKRAKRGISVKGKWKAIELDPGIFSEEGLEGLVCFEELTNYKLVDAEKDASNATKELTKKEERKKKKTKKRKASEEEQADECPVVESKEGGETSEPAKKKKKKKKKKQPAKEAVQQDPISAEVTEKDVAAEEEEREGEPAKDDAKQNALSNKAKKINKRQKKKQKQQIEHAADVEPSLELQALEEVKSSEDNVAVPPKKLKQINNWTNAAHASCVKNTDVGAWKDLFVPSPVLKALSNLGFGSPTPVQALALPPAIRDRMDILGAAETGSGKTLAFGIPMIHNILEWKKGSDKPVDEKNESPTIVESLYLPTLKSELTAESISEEDEEVNIEAVDQGVSDEDQGVSDEDQGVSEEDNSEDDEHEDEDERLGCVQVINDAEFDFDDDAAEEKLAGGQNQPLLGLVLTPTRELAVQVKHHIDAVAKFTDIKTAIVVGGMAAEKQRRMLKRRPEIVIATPGRLWDLIKERNPHLLNLRQLRCLVIDEADRMVERGHFAELDNLLEMLNAENFNPMRQTFVFSATLTMARTLPTRLLQKKKKHLDQRNKLEILMEKVGIKTKPKIIDLTRKEATVETLIETQLHCQKEEKDFYLYYFLLQYPGRTMVFANSIDCIKRLNSLLVILDCTPLPMHANMHQTQRLKNLERFAERERCVLLTTDVAARGLDIPNVQHVIHYQVPRTSETYVHRSGRTARATKEGLSFLLVGPDDLINFKKISNTLGKDEELPTFPIEKKCMDAIKERVNLARKIEKIEYHNSREKQHNSWFKKAAEALEVDLDDDVLLGRGSDEDADRDQQRMVKGMKMHLKHLISQPVFKNSIKTRYPTQMGKLSLPHMPRAGMESALTRVSMQQKKLKLKKNVQTQQHKKKQQQQ from the exons atgaaaactaaaaacgTCAAACCCCAAAACAGGCGCCCGTCGTCCGGGCCGCAGAAACGGGCTAAACGCGGTATCAGTGTGAAAGGTAAATGGAAAGCTATCGAGCTCGACCCCGGTATCTTCTCCGAGGAGGGCCTGGAGGGTCTGGTGTGTTTTGAAGAGCTCACAAATTACAAATTGGTAGACGCTGAAAAGGATGCGAGCAATGCAACGAAAGAGCTAACgaaaaaggaggagaggaaaaaaaagaagacaaagaaaaggaaggCGAGCGAGGAAGAACAGGCTGATGAGTGTCCTGTCGTGGAGAGCAAGGAGGGAGGGGAAACATCTGAACCCgctaaaaagaagaagaagaagaaaaagaagaaacaaccTGCAAAGGAAGCAGTGCAACAAGACCCAATTTCTGCAGAAGTGACAGAGAAAGACGTGGCTgctgaagaggaggaaagagaaggtGAACCAGCCAAAGATGACGCCAAACAAAATGCCCTGTCCAATAAAGCAAAGAAGATCAacaaaaggcagaaaaagaaacagaagcagcagatagAACATGCTGCAGATGTGGAGCCTTCATTGGAACTTCAGGCTCTGGAAGAAGTGAAATCCTCTGAAGACAATGTGGCAGTCCCTCCTAAAAAGCTAAAGCAAATAAACAACTGGACAAATGCAGCACACGCTAGTTGTGTCAAAAATACTGATGTGGGTGCATGGAAGGACCTGTTTGTTCCCTCCCCTGTCCTAAAGGCACTCAGCAACCTTGGATTTGGGTCACCTACACCAGTCCAAGCCCTGGCATTACCTCCGGCTATCAGGGATCGTATGGATATACTGGGGGCAGCTGAAACAG GAAGTGGTAAGACACTGGCTTTTGGCATTCCAATGATCCATAACATACTGGAGTGGAAAAAGGGCTCCGATAAACCTGTTGATGAGAAAAATGAATCGCCCACGATTGTGGAGAGTTTGTATTTACCAACTTTAAAGTCTGAACTTACTGCTGAATCCATATcagaagaggatgaggaggtcAACATTGAGGCTGTGGATCAAGGTGTCTCAGATGAAGACCAAGGTGTCTCAGATGAAGACCAAGGTGTctcagaagaagacaacagtgaggACGATGAGcatgaagatgaggatgaaagACTTGGATGCGTTCAAGTAATCAATGATGCGGAATTTGACTTCGACGACGACGCTGCTGAAGAAAAACTTGCTGGTGGTCAAAATCAGCCTCTGCTTGGACTGGTCCTCACTCCCACCAGGGAGCTGGCTGTTCAGGTTAAACATCACATTGATGCTGTTGCAAAATTCACAG ATATCAAAACGGCGATAGTGGTGGGAGGAAtggcagcagagaaacagaggaggatGCTGAAGCGCAGACCAGAGATTGTTATTGCTACTCCAGGACGTCTGTGGGACTTGATCAAGGAGAGGAATCCACATCTGCTCAACCTCAGGCAGCTCAG GTGTCTGGTAATTGATGAAGCCGATCGCATGGTGGAAAGAGGCCACTTTGCAGAGCTGGATAATCTGCTGGAGATGCTGAATGCCGAGAACTTCAATCCCATGAGGCAAACATTTGTGTTCTCCGCCACACTGACCATGGCTCGCACCCTGCCCACTCGCctcctgcagaagaagaagaaacatctCGACCAGAGGAACAAACTGGAAATTCTCATGGAGAAAGTGGGGATCAAGACCAAACCCAAAATCATCGACCTGACCAGGAAAGAGGCCACAGTGGAAACACTGATAGAAACGCAGCTCCACTGtcagaaagaggagaaggactTCTACCTTTATTACTTCTTGCTCCAGTACCCGGGGCGAACCATGGTATTTGCCAACAGCATAGACTGTATCAAGAGACTGAACTCACTGCTGGTTATTCTGGACTGCACTCCACTGCCTATGCATGCCAACATGCACCAGACACAACGCCTCAAAAACCTGGAAAGGTTTGCTGAGAGGGAGAG GTGTGTTCTGCTGACTACTGATGTTGCTGCAAGAGGACTGGATATCCCCAATGTTCAGCATGTTATTCACTATCAG GTTCCAAGGACATCTGAGACTTATGTCCATCGAAGTGGCAGAACAGCGAGAGCTACCAAAGAGGGTCTCAGTTTTCTGCTGGTTGGCCCTGACGACCTGATTAACTTCAAAAAGATTTCCAATACCCTAGGGAAGGATGAGGAGCTTCCGACATTCCCCATAGAGAAGAAATGCATGGACGCAATCAAG GAGCGAGTAAATTTGGCCAGAAAGATTGAAAAGATTGAGTACCACAATagcagagagaagcagcacAACTCCTGGTtcaaaaaagcagcagaagctTTAGAGGTGGACCTGGATGATGATGTTTTACTCG GCAGAGGAAGTGACGAGGACGCTGACAGAGATCAGCAAAGGATGGTAAAGGGCATGAAGATGCATTTGAAGCACTTGATCTCCCAGCCTGTGTTCAAGAATTCAATCAAGACTAGGTACCCCACTCAAATGGGGAAGCTCTCCCTGCCTCACATGCCCCGTGCAGGGATGGAAAGTGCCCTAACCAGGGTGTCGATGCAGCAGAAAAAACTgaagttaaagaaaaatgtccaaacacagcaacataaaaagaagcagcagcagcagtga
- the LOC131444763 gene encoding ubiquitin thioesterase OTUB2-like, with protein sequence MEDVCFVSEREDICSLFPDQSPDVKLKDLSGQFSSVRTVRGDGNCFYRAFCFAHMETVLHNTRALQGFKDKIIKSGQVLSSAGFDESAFNHHLDTVVSVIEQCQENEHEDTLLRLFNEKTTSDSVVQYLRLLTSAYLQNHADFFRNFVEAPNLHAYCRQEVEAMAMECDHVDILALSEALDICIHVVSVESDEQQLAHHVIPEGAEPSMHLLYQKAHYNILYPRPQH encoded by the exons ATGGAGGATGTCTGCTTTgtctcagagagagaggacatcTGCTCGCTGTTTCCAGACCAAAGCCCGGATGTCAAGCTTAAA GATTTAAGCGGCCAGTTTTCCTCTGTGAGGACAGTGCGCGGCGATGGGAATTGCTTCTACAGAGCCTTCTGCTTCGCACACATGGAGACAGTCCTGCACAACACCAGAGCTTTGCAGGG ATTCAaggataaaataattaaaagtggCCAAGTCCTGTCGTCTGCGGGATTTGATGAGAGCGCCTTCAACCACCACCTGGACACA GTTGTGAGCGTGATCGAGCAGTGCCAGGAGAATGAACATGAAGACACGTTGCTCAGGCTCTTCAATGAGAAGACCACCTCTGACAGCGTGGTGCAGTATCTCAGGCTGCTCACTTCAGCGTACTTACAAAACCATGCAGACTTTTTCCGCAACTTTGTGGAGGCGCCCAATCTACATGCATACTGTCGCCAG GAAGTAGAAGCTATGGCGATGGAGTGTGACCACGTGGACATTCTGGCTCTCTCAGAGGCCCTGGACATTTGCATACATGTCGTCTCTGTGGAGAGTGATGAGCAGCAGTTGGCTCACCACGTGATTCCAGAAGGAGCTGAACCTTCCATGCACCTCCTCTATCAAAAAGCACACTACAACATTCTCTACCCACGACCTCAGCACTAA
- the si:ch1073-416d2.4 gene encoding coiled-coil domain-containing protein 42 homolog, producing the protein MTTSSPPFLESKDPRLKLNVHNRIRNVFVTQAEDTTRPEQDRDVNHIPVVTETSSRLLEAGVNTLQKTLVLKKRAELEEVDELLALRRQEFKSCVADLTQRKSELEIKYQQTKERAMKFERFVSENEMKRQRAMTKYEAARDQNISKQREIEDLTEQLKQLRTRQQALKDRMAKHKIYEDYLMKTLEYFPHTHFDNGSESTVMPIIQRHETLSVTNRELLQRLGHLEEQVEEDQRRLHTMKQEHSIKKLMVNKELSELQSELEMLKEKNKQAEVNLLMVQGLSREKIEEVGSLLMAINNLAEQCYLPTFGPLENMNVLTMMDMVKEYILDKADTERRARRLMESGSAMTSRTALMDKRERTSMKSISGKTLTKSSSKVSRKSETIG; encoded by the exons atgacgACCTCATCTCCTCCTTTCTTAGAGAGCAAAGACCCCCGTCTGAAACTCAACGTGCACAACAGAATACGCAACGTTTTTGTGACACAGGCAGAGGACACAACAAG ACCTGAACAGGACAGAGATGTCAATCACATACCAGTTGTTACAGAG acTTCCAGCAGACTCCTTGAGGCAGGAGTGAACACTTTGCAAAAGACCCTTGTTTTGAAGAAACGGGCAGAGTTGGAGGAGGTGGACGAGCTTCTTGCCCTCAGACGGCAGGAGTTCAAGAGCTGCGTGGCTGATTTAACTCAGAGGAAATCTGAACTGGAGATAAAATACCAGCAG ACAAAAGAAAGGGCGATGAAATTCGAGAGGTTCGtgtctgaaaatgaaatgaagcgACAGAGAGCGATGACGAAGTACGAAGCCGCGCGGGATCagaacatttcgaagcagaggGAGATCGAAGATCTGACGGAACAGCTGAAACAACTTCGAACGAG ACAGCAAGCTTTAAAGGACAGAATGGCAAAACATAAAATCTATGAGGACTACCTGATGAAGACACTAGAGTACTTCCCTCACA CTCACTTCGATAATGGCTCTGAATCTACGGTTATGCCCATTATTCAACGCCACGAAACGCTGTCCGTCACCAACCGGGAGCTGCTGCAACGCCTGGGGCACCTGGaggagcaggtggaggaggaccAGCGACGGCTGCACACCATGAAGCAGGAGCACAGCATCAAGAAACTG atggtGAACAAAGAACTGTCGGAACTCCAGAGCGAGTTAGAAATGCTCAAGGAGAAGAACAAGCAGGCAGAGGTGAACCTGCTGATGGTGCAAGGCCTGTCCAGAGAGAAG ATTGAGGAAGTGGGAAGCTTGCTTATGGCCATCAACAACCTCGCAGAGCAATGTTATCTACCAACATTTGGACCTCTGGAAAACATGAACGTACTGACAATGATGGACATGGTGAAG GAGTACATTCTGGACAAGGCAGACACGGAGAGGAGAGCGAGACGACTGATGGAGTCCGGGTCCGCGATGACCAGCAGGACAGCTTTAATGGACAAAAGAGAGAGGACATCAATGAAAAGCATTAGCGGCAAAACACTAACAAAAAGCTCGAGTAAAGTCAGTAGAAAGAGCGAGACGATAGGTTGA